One window of the Primulina eburnea isolate SZY01 chromosome 18, ASM2296580v1, whole genome shotgun sequence genome contains the following:
- the LOC140819523 gene encoding glycerol kinase-like encodes MSGEDVFVGSIDQGTTSTRFIVYDRAAQPIGSHQVEFTQFYPQSGWVEHDPMEILESVRLCIAKAVDKTTAAGYNVDSGLKAIGLTNQRETTVVWSKSTGSPLYNAIVWMDARTSSICRKLEKELPGGRTHFVETCGLPISTYFSALKLLWLLENVDSIKEAVKQGDALFGTIDTWLIWNLTGGKENGLHVTDVSNASRTMLMNLKTLDWDKQTLNTLGIPAEILPKIISNAEIIGDISKGWPIAGIPISGCLGDQHAAMVGQACRKGEAKSTYGTGAFILLNTGEEIVQSKHGLLTTLAYKLGPEAPVNYALEGSIAIAGAAVQWLRDSLGIIKSASEIEELALQVDSSGGVYFVPAFNGLFAPWWRDDARGVCIGITRFTNKSHIARAVLESMCFQVKDVLDSMNKDAGERGEAKNEKGEFLLRVDGGATVNNLLMQIQADLLGNPVVRPADIETTALGAAYAAGLAVGVWTENEIFSSSEKTKKDTKFFPIMDEELRKKKADSWCKAISRTFDLADLSL; translated from the exons ATGTCCGGGGAAGATGTATTCGTGGGTTCGATCGATCAAGGCACCACCAGCACAAGATTCATCGTCTATGATCGCGCCGCGCAGCCCATTGGATCTCACCAGGTCGAGTTCACCCAGTTCTATCCTCAATCTGG ATGGGTTGAGCATGATCCAATGGAGATTCTTGAAAGCGTGAGACTCTGTATTGCAAAGGCTGTTGATAAAACCACAGCTGCAGGCTATAATGTCGACAGTGGATTGAAAGCCATTGGTCTTACGAATCAGAGAGAAACAACTGTTGTTTGGAGCAAATCCACCGGCTCCCCTCTCTACAATGCTATTGTTTGGATGGATGCACGTACCAGTTCAATATGCAG AAAATTGGAGAAAGAGTTACCAGGTGGAAGAACTCATTTCGTAGAGACATGTGGTTTGCCGATAAGCACTTATTTCAGTGCTTTGAAGCTGTTGTGGTTGTTGGAAAATGTTGATTCCATAAAGGAGGCGGTGAAGCAAGGAGATGCATTGTTTGGCACCATAGATACCTGGTTGATTTGGAATTTGACAGGAGGAAAAGAAAATGGTTTACATGTCACTGATGTGTCGAATGCTTCAAGAACCATGTTGATGAACCTCAAAACACTAGATTGGGATAAACAAACTTTGAATACTCTGGGGATCCCAGCTGAGATCTTGCCTAAAATTATTAGTAATGCTGAGATAATCGGGGATATAAGCAAAGGATGGCCGATAGCTGGCATACCAATTTCTGGATGTCTCGGTGATCAACATGCAGCAATGGTGGGGCAAGCTTGCCGGAAAGGCGAAGCTAAAAGCACGTATGGGACTGGGGCTTTTATACTTCTTAATACCGGGGAAGAGATAGTACAGTCGAAACATGGGCTTCTGACCACCTTGGCTTATAAACTCGGGCCAGAAGCCCCCGTTAACTATGCACTAGAGGGCTCGATTGCCATAGCTGGTGCAGCAGTTCAATGGCTTAGGGACAGTCTAGGTATAATCAAGAGTGCAAGTGAGATTGAGGAATTGGCTTTGCAGGTTGACTCATCTGGGGGGGTATATTTTGTACCGGCATTTAATGGTCTGTTTGCGCCATGGTGGCGTGATGATGCTCGTGGCGTTTGTATAGGAATCACAAGGTTTACAAACAAATCCCATATTGCTCGAGCTGTGCTGGAGAGCATGTGTTTTCAAGTGAAAGATGTGCTGGATTCGATGAACAAGGATGCTGGAGAGAGGGGTGAGGCTAAGAACGAGAAAGGGGAGTTTTTACTTAGAGTGGATGGCGGTGCCACTGTCAACAATTTGCTGATGCAAATTCAG GCGGACTTGCTAGGAAACCCAGTTGTGAGACCAGCTGATATAGAGACGACTGCTCTTGGGGCGGCTTATGCGGCTGGATTAGCTGTTGGTGTTTGGACCGAAAACGAAATATTTTCTTCTAGTGAGAAGACAAAAAAAGACACCAAGTTTTTCCCCATCATGGATGAAGAATTGAGGAAGAAGAAGGCGGATTCTTGGTGCAAGGCAATTTCAAGAACTTTTGACTTGGCTGATCTCTCTCTGTAA
- the LOC140819622 gene encoding adenine phosphoribosyltransferase 5-like isoform X1: MFAAENGLRGDPRLKAISDAIRVVPNFPKPGIMFQDITTLVSNHKVFKDVVDIFVDRYRDMGISVVAGVEARGFIFAPAIALAIGAKFIPLRKPGKLPGEVIMEAYELEYGNDCLEMHLGAVQRGDRVLVIDDLVATGGTLSAAIRLLERVGAEVVECACVIGLPEAKIVICVKQANIFCPCFIGLV, encoded by the exons ATGTTCGCCGCAGAGAATGGTTTAAGGGGTGACCCAAGATTGAAGGCCATTTCTGATGCCATTAGAGTCGTACCCAACTTCCCAAAACCAG GGATTATGTTTCAAGACATCACGACACTTGTGTCTAACCACAAGGTTTTCAAGGATGTCGTGGACATATTTGTTGACAGATACAGAGACATGGGAATCTCCGTTGTTGCTG GAGTCGAAGCCAGAGGATTCATTTTTGCTCCTGCAATTGCGTTGGCAATCGGCGCCAAGTTCATTCCCCTGCGTAAACCAGGGAAGCTACCAG GTGAAGTCATTATGGAAGCGTACGAGCTCGAGTATGGCAATGATTGTTTGGAAATGCATTTGGGTGCTGTTCAACGAGGCGACCGAGTGTTGGTAATCGACGATTTGGTGGCCACAGGCGGGACTCTATCGGCTGCCATAAGGCTATTAG AACGTGTTGGAGCCGAGGTAGTTGAGTGTGCATGTGTTATCGGACTACCCGAGGCCAAG attgttatATGTGTGAAACAAGCCAACATTTTTTGCCCATGTTTTATTGGTTTAGTTTGA
- the LOC140820030 gene encoding VQ motif-containing protein 11-like has product MAASSTSSSSNNNSNSTPSFPPTFPSVSDPTSILNTTFVQADPSTFRAVVQRLTGKEASAEMGPRRTHFKLHERRPTAARKLEIKLNKNINGGSNVSAATLLHSPFSSPRSLHRNFLMEHMVMVSPVSPLEYLAARGGPNTPRSSVEDEERLIAEKGYYLHPSPLSTPRGSDPPELLPLFPLLSPRANNNQ; this is encoded by the coding sequence ATGGCTGCTTCTTCTACTTCCTCCTCCTCCAACAACAATTCAAACTCCACCCCTTCGTTTCCACCCACATTCCCAAGTGTATCGGACCCGACCTCCATTCTCAACACCACCTTCGTCCAAGCCGATCCTTCTACTTTCCGAGCCGTCGTCCAAAGACTCACCGGAAAAGAAGCCTCGGCCGAAATGGGTCCCCGGAGAACCCACTTCAAGCTCCACGAAAGGAGGCCAACCGCCGCGAGAAAGCTGGAGATCAAGCTCAACAAAAACATCAATGGTGGCTCCAACGTGAGCGCCGCCACTCTGTTACATTCTCCCTTCTCTTCTCCGAGAAGCCTTCACCGTAATTTTCTCATGGAGCATATGGTCATGGTCTCCCCAGTCTCGCCGTTGGAGTACTTGGCGGCACGTGGGGGTCCGAATACTCCGAGGTCGAGTGTGGAAGATGAAGAAAGATTGATCGCTGAAAAGGGTTACTACTTGCACCCGAGTCCGTTAAGCACCCCGAGAGGATCCGACCCGCCGGAGCTTCTGCCTTTGTTTCCGCTTCTTTCACCAAGAGCTAATAATAACCAGTGA
- the LOC140819685 gene encoding signal recognition particle subunit SRP54 2, translating into MVLAQLGGSISRALQQMSNATIIDEKVLNDCLNEITRALLQSDVQFKLVRDMQTNIKKIVNLDDLAAGHNKRKIIQQAIFNELCKILDPGKPSFTPKKGKPSVIMFVGLQGSGKTTTCTKYAYYHQKKGWKPALVCADTFRAGAFDQLKQNATKAKIPFYGSYTESDPVSIAVEGVERFKKENCDLIIVDTSGRHKQEAALFEEMRQVSEATKPDLVIFVMDSSIGQAAFDQAQAFKQSVAVGAVIITKMDGHAKGGGALSAVAATKSPVIFIGTGEHMDEFEVFDVKPFVSRLLGMGDWSGFMDKIHEVVPMDQQPELLQKLSEGNFTLRIMYEQFQNILKMGPIGQVFSMLPGFSQELMPKGQEKESQAKIKRYMTMMDSMTNEELDSSNPKLMNESRIMRIARGCGRSVRDVMEMLEEYKRLAKIWSKMKGLKIPKKGEMSALSRNMNAQHMSKVLPPQMLKQIGGMGGLQNLMKQMGSAKDMMGMFGGGDK; encoded by the exons ATGGTGCTCGCGCAGTTAGGTGGAAGTATTTCCCGCGCTCTTCAGCAGATGAGCAATGCGACCATCATCGACGAGAAGGTGCTGAACGATTGCCTTAACGAGATCACGCGCGCTCTCCTTCAATCCGATGTGCAGTTCAAGCTCGTTCGTGATATGCAGACCAATATTAAGAAGATTGTCAACCTCGATGATCTCGCTGCGGGCCATAACAAGCGTAAAATCATCCAACAG GCTATTTTTAATGAGCTGTGCAAGATTTTGGATCCTGGGAAGCCCTCATTCACTCCAAAAAAGGGAAAACCAAGCGTGATTATGTTTGTTGGTTTGCAAG GATCGGGGAAAACAACCACATGTACAAAATATGCTTACTACCACCAGAAGAAAGGATGGAAACCCGCACTAGTCTGTGCTGATACTTTCAGGGCTGGTGCTTTTGACCAGTTGAAGCAGAATGCCACCAAAGCTAAAATTCCTTTTTACGGAAG CTATACAGAGTCTGATCCCGTGAGTATTGCTGTAGAAGGTGTTGAAAGATTTAAGAAAGAAAATTGTGATCTTATAATTGTTGATACAAGCGGACGCCACAAACAGGAGGCAGCTCTTTTTGAAGAGATGCGTCAAGTTTCCGAAGCAACG AAACCAGATCTTGTTATATTTGTCATGGATAGCAGCATTGGTCAAGCCGCCTTTGATCAAGCTCAAGCATTCAAACAAAGTGTTGCAGTTGGGGCTGTGATTATCACTAAGATGGATGGTCATGCGAAGGGAGGTGGTGCACTTAGTGC AGTTGCAGCAACAAAAAGTCCTGTTATATTCATTGGGACGGGTGAACATATGGATGAATTTGAAGTATTTGATGTCAAACCATTTGTTAGCCGCCTATTAG GCATGGGTGACTGGTCTGGATTCATGGACAAAATTCATGAAGTTGTACCCATGGATCAACAGCCTGAACTCCTTCAGAAGCTTTCAGAAGGAAACTTTACTTTGAGGATAATGTATGAGCAATTTCAGAATATATTGAAAATGGGTCCAATTGGCCAG GTCTTCTCTATGCTTCCAGGATTTAGTCAGGAGTTGATGCCCAAAGGACAAGAGAAGGAAAGCCAGGCAAAGATTAAAAGATACATGACCATGATGGATTCAATGACCAATGAAG AGTTGGACAGTTCCAACCCAAAGCTAATGAATGAATCAAGAATCATGCGGATAGCTAGAGGATGCGGTCGTTCTGTGAGGGATGTAATGGAAATGCTGGAAGAGTACAAGCGGCTGGCCAAGATTTGGAGCAAGATGAAGGGACTCAAGATTCCAAAGAAAGGAGAAATGAGCGCCTTATCGAGAAACATGAACGCGCAACACATGAGCAAAGTGCTTCCCCCTCAGATGTTGAAGCAAATTGGTGGAATGGGTGGATTGCAGAACTTGATGAAGCAAATGGGTTCTGCCAAGGATATGATGGGCATGTTTGGTGGTGGGGATAAATAG
- the LOC140819391 gene encoding LOW QUALITY PROTEIN: uncharacterized protein (The sequence of the model RefSeq protein was modified relative to this genomic sequence to represent the inferred CDS: deleted 1 base in 1 codon), producing MAAAASTTATSIPFSSSILMPRDWSNSPSSLSFSVPGVAIMSGHKNFLLVSVFSGTRLDKKMSSRRYRRAVIVAAADYYSTLGVPKSASSKDIKAAYRKLARQYHPDVNKEPGATEKFKEISSAYEVLSDDKKRAMYDQYGEAGMRSATGGAGGYTATNPFDLFEAFFGSSMGGFPGMDGTGFGATRRSTVSKGEDLRYDITLEFSAAIFGAEKEFELSHLETCEICAGTGAKVGSKMRICSTCGGRGQVMRTEQTPFGMFSQVSVCPNCGGNGEMISESCRKCSGAGRIRVKKDIKVKIPPGVSKGSILRVAGEGDAGPKGGPPGDLFVYLDIEEIPEIQRDGINLYSSVSINYLDAILGTVTKVRTVEGMTELQIPQGSQPGDVLVLARKGAPKLNRPSIRGDHFFTVKVSIPKRISAKERELLEELSSLANPSTIRSKTPTKVQQPVESTTSETIPVEEKTDESADQKDLWKKLTDLAGSVVDGAFKWFKDNI from the exons ATGGCCGCCGCCGCGTCCACCACCGCCACATCAATAcccttttcttcttcaattttaATGCCTCGTGACTGGAGCAATTCGCCGTCTTCCTTGTCCTTTTCCGTGCCCGGTGTGGCAATCATGTCGGGACACAAGAATTTTCTGCTAGTTTCTGTGTTCTCTGGCACTCGATTGGATAAGAAAATGTCTTCTAGGAGGTACAGAAGAGCGGTGATTGTAGCTGCAGCTGATTATTACTCTACTCTTGGGGTCCCGAAATCTGCTAGTAGCAAGGACATTAAGGCTGCTTACAGAAAGTTGGCCAGGCAG TACCATCCTGATGTCAACAAAGAACCTGGGGCGACTGAAAAATTCAAAGAAATCAGTTCTGCATATGAG GTACTATCAGATGACAAAAAGCGAGCTATGTATGATCAGTATGGTGAAGCTGGAATGAGAAGTGCCACGGGTGGAGCTGGTGGTTACACG GCAACAAATCCTTTTGACCTATTTGAGGCATTTTTTGGGTCCAGTATGGGTGGGTTCCCTGGCATGGATGGAACTGGATTTGGAGCAACACGTCGTAGTACTGTTTCCAAAGGTGAAGATCTGCG TTATGATATTACTTTGGAATTTTCTGCGGCTATATTTGGGGCTGAAAAGGAATTTGAGTTATCCCATCTTGAAACATGTGAAATTTGTGCTGGTACTGGAGCAAAAGTAGGCTCCAAAATGAGGATATGTTCTACATGTGGAGGCAGAGGTCAAGTTATGAGAACAGAGCAAACACCTTTTGGCATGTTTTCGCAG GTTTCTGTATGCCCAAATTGTGGTGGGAATGGTGAAATGATATCTGAATCATGTCGTAAATGCTCTGGTGCTGGTAGGATACGCGTTAAAAAAGATATCAAAGTCAAAATTCCTCCTGGGGTGAGCAAAGGTAGTATACTTCGAGTTGCC GGAGAGGGTGATGCAGGACCAAAGGG GGGTCCACCTGGAGATCTTTTTGTCTATCTTGACATTGAAGAAATACCTGAGATTCAAAGAGATGGCATAAATCTTTATTCATCAGTTTCAATTAACTATCTGGATGCCATTTTGGGAACTGTTACTAAG GTTAGAACTGTTGAAGGAATGACCGAACTGCAGATTCCTCAAGGTAGTCAACCTGGAGATGTTCTTGTCCTGGCAAGGAAAGGTGCACCTAAATTAAATAGACCGTCTATACGTGGTGACCATTTTTTCACTGTCAAAGTTAGCATACCAAAGCGCATAAG TGCAAAGGAACGTGAACTACTTGAGGAGCTTTCTTCTCTCGCCAATCCCTCAACCATTCGATCAAAGACACCCACGAAGGTTCAACAACCTG TTGAAAGCACGACAAGTGAAACAATTCCAGTTGAGGAAAAAACCGATGAATCAGCGGATCAAAAGGACTTGTGGAAGAAGCTGACAGATCTAGCTGG ATCGGTTGTAGATGGAGCTTTCAAATGGTTCAAAGATAACATCTGA
- the LOC140820028 gene encoding checkpoint protein hus1, translated as MKFKALLTDNGINLLEKRILPALDKMGKVCHLFLTRDHAFFLHNLLNSDGVQSIAQFKKESLFQDYRISSQNDDKIAFSVDLALLHRALRSILAIYVESRDSDFNCLQIKLVKKSPPHSNQAVPFLTLEAKGYKSAVVQDVPISKPLSRADVDELQLALENAQEVPPTLVKAPELNLLQSFVDRMKHVGEVLGVSVSKCGDLHLQISTSSITLGAEFRNLTVLGEQVDGAAVDIGSSAQTRIERAVQRGDAMSVQVSVKHFSKSLQGSLAKPDCAFYGIVPQGACLIVIFQFLIPGTRQMDKSISLHCRLPVLDPGSN; from the coding sequence ATGAAGTTCAAAGCTCTCCTCACCGACAATGGCATCAACCTGCTGGAGAAAAGAATCCTCCCAGCTCTAGACAAAATGGGCAAAGTTTGCCACCTCTTCTTGACCCGCGATCACGCCTTCTTCCTCCACAACCTTCTCAACTCCGATGGCGTTCAATCCATTGCTCAGTTCAAGAAGGAATCCCTCTTCCAAGACTACCGGATTTCCAGCCAAAACGACGATAAAATCGCTTTCTCCGTCGACCTTGCCCTTCTTCACCGCGCCCTCCGCTCCATCCTCGCCATCTACGTGGAGTCCAGGGACTCCGATTTCAACTGCCTCCAGATCAAATTGGTGAAGAAATCGCCCCCACACTCGAACCAAGCGGTGCCATTTCTTACGCTCGAAGCAAAAGGGTATAAGTCAGCTGTTGTCCAAGATGTGCCCATTTCGAAACCCTTATCACGTGCCGATGTCGATGAGCTACAACTCGCCCTCGAAAATGCCCAAGAAGTGCCCCCGACTTTGGTGAAAGCCCCCGAATTGAATTTGTTGCAAAGCTTTGTTGATAGGATGAAACATGTTGGGGAAGTTTTGGGTGTTTCCGTCAGTAAATGTGGGGACTTGCATTTGCAGATTTCGACTTCTTCGATCACATTAGGTGCCGAGTTTAGGAATCTGACGGTTTTAGGAGAGCAAGTCGATGGGGCGGCGGTTGACATAGGCTCCAGTGCTCAGACCAGGATTGAGAGGGCTGTGCAGAGAGGAGATGCTATGAGTGTCCAAGTGAGCGTGAAGCATTTCTCTAAGAGCCTGCAGGGTAGCTTGGCGAAGCCCGATTGTGCGTTTTATGGGATTGTGCCGCAGGGCGCTTGCTTGATCGTGATATTTCAGTTCCTTATCCCGGGGACAAGGCAGATGGATAAATCTATCAGCTTGCATTGTAGGCTTCCTGTGCTTGATCCTGGTTCCAATTGA
- the LOC140819622 gene encoding adenine phosphoribosyltransferase 5-like isoform X2 translates to MFAAENGLRGDPRLKAISDAIRVVPNFPKPGIMFQDITTLVSNHKVFKDVVDIFVDRYRDMGISVVAGVEARGFIFAPAIALAIGAKFIPLRKPGKLPGEVIMEAYELEYGNDCLEMHLGAVQRGDRVLVIDDLVATGGTLSAAIRLLERVGAEVVECACVIGLPEAKGRRRLDGKPLYILVEPRQ, encoded by the exons ATGTTCGCCGCAGAGAATGGTTTAAGGGGTGACCCAAGATTGAAGGCCATTTCTGATGCCATTAGAGTCGTACCCAACTTCCCAAAACCAG GGATTATGTTTCAAGACATCACGACACTTGTGTCTAACCACAAGGTTTTCAAGGATGTCGTGGACATATTTGTTGACAGATACAGAGACATGGGAATCTCCGTTGTTGCTG GAGTCGAAGCCAGAGGATTCATTTTTGCTCCTGCAATTGCGTTGGCAATCGGCGCCAAGTTCATTCCCCTGCGTAAACCAGGGAAGCTACCAG GTGAAGTCATTATGGAAGCGTACGAGCTCGAGTATGGCAATGATTGTTTGGAAATGCATTTGGGTGCTGTTCAACGAGGCGACCGAGTGTTGGTAATCGACGATTTGGTGGCCACAGGCGGGACTCTATCGGCTGCCATAAGGCTATTAG AACGTGTTGGAGCCGAGGTAGTTGAGTGTGCATGTGTTATCGGACTACCCGAGGCCAAG GGGCGGCGCAGATTGGATGGAAAACCACTCTACATCTTGGTAGAGCCTCGGCAATAG